The genome window TGATTCCCAATGACATACATGCAGAGATAACTTCTGTAACAGAAACATCCATTAACGAAGCTAATTCGTTAACCGTTACAAATTCTGTTACGTGTAAAGTTTTGTCCATGTCCATTGCTTCTTGCTCTTGCTCAGCAAACTCACGACGTTCTTTACGTTTGTCTCTTCTGTGTTTAGCCCCTTTAGATCCTTTTCCTTTATTAGTAAGTTTATCTAAAGTGTCTTTAATTTGTTTTTTAACATCTTCGTCAGAAAGTTCTACTTGAGGAACTCTTGGTCCACGATTGTTTCCACCTCTAAAGTTTCCACCACCTTGACGATTACCACCTTGTCCGCCTTGACGATTTCCGCCTTGACCTCCTGGGCGATTTCCACCTTGTCCTTGACCACCTTGACGGTTGTTATTATTTCCTCCTCCGTGGTTGTTATTACCACCTTGGCGGTTATTATTATTTCCTCCTCCGTGGTTGTTATTACCACCTTGACGATTGTTATTGTTTCCTCCGTTTTCTCCAGCTTTTGCTACATCTTCTGGTTTAACGTTTTTCTGGATACGTTTGCGCTTTTTCTTGTCAGCAGCGTTATTAGCACCTTTTTGATTCCCTTTTTTATCGTCAGTTTTTTTCTTATCAAATTTAGATAAGTCAATCTTTGCACCTGTAAAATTAGGTCCATCTAATTTTGTGTAGACAGTTTCAATTTTTTGAGGTTCAACTGCTGCTACTTCTTCAATCTCTTCTTTCTTCACTTCAGGCTTCGCTTCCGTTTTTATTTCAGGCTTTTTAACCTCTTCCACCTTTTTAGGTTCTTCTTTCTTCACCTCTTTTTTAACTTCCGCCTTCGGTGCTTCCGCCTTTTTAGGTTCTGCTTGCTCTTTTTTAGGAGCTGGAGAATCTTGCTTTTTAGGTTTACCTGTATTATTTATTTTATCAAGATCAATAACTTTAATCACTTTTGGTCCTTTCGTTTCCTCTTTTGATTCAGTTTTTGGTTCAGCTTTTGGAGCTTCCTCTTTCTTGATTTCTTCTTTGTTCACCTCTTCTTTTACCGCAGTTTTTTCTACTTTGGCTTTAGGTTTCAAAGCATCTAAGTCTATTTTTCCAACAGTCTTTGGTCCTTCCAATTCAACTTTCGTCGTTTCAATGATTTCAGGTTTCTTTTCTACTGGTTTTTCAGTTGCAGCTTTTGCTTCTGCTTCTTTTTTCTCAGCGGCTTTGATATCTGAAATTTTGTTAATGACTACTTCACCGGAAGCTTGCTTTTGTTTAGCATCAGATCGGAACTCATTAACTAAAATATCGTAAGTTGGCACATCGATTTTAGAGTTCGGATTTTTTTCTACTGTTGTACCCTTCCCTTCTAAAAAATCAACAGCTCTATCTATTGATATATTTAATTCTTTTAATACTTTACTTAATCTTATTGTTTCCGACATATGAAGCTAATCTCTTATTTTAATGTTTGCAAATGTATGAATTGTTTATGACTTGAGTATGAATTAATCTTCAAACTCTTCTTTTAACACACGGATTACGTCTAAGATCGTCTCTTCTTCTAAATCCGTACGTTTGATTAAATCATCAACATCTTGTTCTAAAATACTTTTGGCAGTATCTAACCCGATAGCACTAAATGCTTCGATTACCCATGCATCGATTTCGTCTGAGAATTCTGATAATTCTACGTCTTCGTCTTGGGCTCCTTCTCTGAAAATATCAATTTCCATTCCAACTAATTTAGAAGCTAAACGAACATTGTAACCTCCTTTACCAATTGCTTTCGAAACTTCGTCTGCATTTACGTAAACTAAGGCTTTGTTTTCTTCTTCATTAATTTCGATATTCGAAATTTTAGCTGGGCTTAAAGCGCGTTGAATAAACAAACTCATGTTGTTTGTGTAGTTGATTACGTCGATATTCTCGTTACGTAATTCGCGTACAATTGAATGGATACGAGATCCTTTCATTCCGACACAAGCTCCTACTGGATCGATACGATCGTCGTAAGATTCTACTGCAACTTTTGCTTTATCTCCAGGGATACGAACTACATTTTTGATTGTAATTAATCCGTCTAAAATTTCAGGAATTTCTTGTTCAAATAATTTCTCTAAGAATTTTGGTGATGTTCTAGATAAAATAATTTGAGGTTTTGCTCCTCTTAATTTTACGTCATCTACAACTGCACGTAATGTATCTCCTTTTCTGAAAAAATCTGATGGTATTTGATTTTCTTTTGGTAAAATCATTTCGTTTTGTTCGTCATCCATAATAATCACTTGTTTGTGACGTACATAGTGGATTTCTCCCGAAACTACTTCTCCAATTAAACCTTTAAATTTTTCGTATAAATTAGAATTATCATGCTCCATTACTTTAGAAACCAATGTTTGGCGTAATGTTAAAATCGCACGACGACCTAATGCTTCGATCGGAATTTTTTCCGATACTTCTTCACCTACTTCAAAATCTGGCTCAATTTTACGTGCTTCAGATAATTCGATATCTGTTGCGTCGTCTTCTGAGAAACCGTCTTCTACAACGATACGGTTGTGCCAAATCTCTAAGTCTCCTTTATCAGGATTTACAATAATATCAAAGTTATCATCTGTACCATATTTCTTTTTCAAAACACTTTTCAGGGTTTCTTCTAAGATTGCCATCAGCGTAATACGGTCGATGTTCTTATCGTCTTTAAAATCTCCAAAAGATTCAATTAATGCAAGATTGTCCATTAAACTTTAATTTTTTTAAAAGGTGACTTTTATAATCGCTTTCTTGATGTCAGCGTAATTTATTTTTTCTTCGTGTTCTACTGTAATTTTTCCTTTTCCTACAGGTTTTGGTTCGCGCGCTTCCCAAAAAATTGTAACACCTTCTTCATCGGCTTCTACAATTTCGCCTTCCACCACTTTGTCGCTTAATGTAGCTTCTAAAGTTCTTCCTACATTTTTGGCAAATTGGCGTGGCATGGTTAGGTTACTTCCTACACCAGGAGAGGAAACCTCTAATGCAAAATCACATTCTTCTCTATCAAGATTGTGCTCTACATGTCGACTTATTCTTACAATTTCTTCGACTGAAAGACCTTCGTCTCCATCTGCTAAAATTACAATTTTATCATCTGGAGTGATTTTCCAATCGATAAGAAACAATGACGGATTTTCCGCAATTGCTTCGTCTATCAGCTGTTTTACTTTACTTGAATCCATATACAACGAAAAAGAGAGCTATAACCAGCCCTCCTCCATTTATTCCTTTAAATTCTTTGCAAATATAGGTCATTTTTTTTTATTGACCTAATTTCAACCATTTAATCTGATTAATTCATCAGTTGATATACAAATATTCCGATAAAGATTAACGTTAATATAATGTCGTAACCTGTTGTCAAAATAAATCCTACAAAAGATCCGAAAGCAGATTTTAAAGCAACCTTGGGCGAAGCCGCAGTAAAAATTAATTCGCCTAATAACGCTCCCAAAAAAGGTCCTACGATAAAACCGATTGGTGGAAAAAATAATCCGATGATTAATCCGACAATAGATCCCCAAATTCCGTATTTGGTTCCGCCTAATTTTTTGGTCATATATGCAGGCAGTAAATAATCTAAAAGCGCACCTAATAACACAAAAAGTCCTGCAATAATTATCGTTCCCCAATTGTAACTACAATCACCACTAAATTTAAAAACTAATAATCCGACCAATGCCAAAGGTGCTCCTGGTAAAACTGGCAAAACAGTTCCGACCAAACCAACAACCAATAAAATTCCACTAATAAGATTTAGTATACTATCGTTATCCATTATTTTAGTATTTTTAAAACTGTAACTTTGCACAAACAAATCTATTTAAACTCAATTAACAGCTTATGCAAGATAAATCTTTTTATGAAGAATTTTCTGATGGTGTAAAATTTTTTTTCAATCAATATTTCAAAATTGATTTGTCTGAAAATCTTTTTAATTTCTTAGAAATTGTCACTTGGATAGCTATTCTTTTTGTGTTAGATTTTGTGCTAAGAGCTATTATTCTTCCGCTTCTAAAAAAATTAAAGAATTTCACCGAAAACGATTGGTTGAAGTTTTTGTACAAAAACAAAGTCTTTGTTTCCGCTATTCATCTCATTCCAATCAGTTTTGCATTAAGCATGAATGTTATTTTATTCAAGAATGAAGGAAATATTTTTCATGTTGTTCAACGCATTACGCAACTTATTTCATTAATCGTTTTTACGCAACTTATTTTCCGAGTTATCAATACAATTATTGATGTGTACAACGAAGAAAACAGTTATACAACAGTTGGAGTGCGAACTTTTGGACAAATGTTGAAGTTTATCATCACGTTTTTTGCGATAATTTCTGGAATAATGATTTTGTTTACGGTTGATAAAAATACGATTATTACTGTTCTCGGAGCTTTAACCGCAGCTGTTTTATTGATTTTTCGTGATGCGATTTTCGGATTTGTTTCTGGTTTGCAAATCTCTTATTCTAAAATTGTAAAAGTTGGTGATTGGATTACCGTTTCCAAAGGCGATATTGAGGGAACAGTTAAAGAAATTAACATTAATTTGGTGAAAATTGAGAAGTTTGATAAATCTATTGCAACGGTTCCTACTGTGGATTTGGTTTCGTCGCAAGTAACCAATCATATGGCGATGTTGGCGACTGGAACTCGTCAAATAAAACGTTCGGTTTCGTTTAATGTCAATTCGTTTCAGTTTTGTAACGAAGAAATGTTAAATCGTTTTGAAAATATTACTTTAATTCATCATTATATTCAACAAAAACGTCACGAAATTTCCATCTATAATCAAAACATTGAAAATTCTGATTTAGATATTAATGGTAAAAATTTAACCAATATTGGTGTTTTTAGAATTTATGTTGAACATTATTTAAAAAGTTTGAAAACTGTTTCGCAAAATGATCCAATTATTGTAAAACAATTACCTGTTTCTCCGCTTGGAATGCCGTTAGAAATTGGATGTTTTACAACTTCGGCAAGCAATTTGGAATTTGAAAGAATTCAGTCTGATATTTTCGATCATTTGTTGACAGCTTGTCGTAAATTTGACTTAGAAATTATGCAAAGCATTTCGCTTTCTGATATAAAAAAATTATAATATAAAATCATGACTAAATTAAGTGTTAATATAAATAAAATTGCCACAATTCGTAATGCACGCGGTGGAAATACGCCAAATCTTGTAGAAGCGGCAATCAAAATTCAGGAATTCGGAGGACAAGGAATTACGATTCATCCACGTCCAGATGAACGTCATATTCGTTACCAAGATGTGTACGATTTGAAACCTGTTGTAACAACTGAATTTAATATTGAAGGAAAACCGATTGATAGTTTTATGGAATTGGTTTTAAACTCAAAACCAGAACAAGTTACTTTAGTTCCTGATGCGGAAGATGCGATTACATCAAATGCTGGTTGGGATACAATCAAACATTTTGATTATTTAACTGATGTGATTAAAACGTTTAAAGATGCGGGAATCAGAACATCTATTTTCTTAGATCCAAATCCTGCTTTAATTGAAAGTGCTGCAAAAACTGGTGCAGATCGAATCGAATTGTACACAGAAGAATTTGCAACGCAATATGGTTTAGGAAATCTTGAAGCAATTAACCCATATAAAGAAACAGCTAAATTGGCAATTGAAAACGGCTTGGCTGTAAATGCTGGACACGACTTGAGTTTGGACAATATTGAATATTTTATTCGCGAAATTCCAACAATTGCAGAAGTTTCTATTGGTCATGCGTTAATTTCTGAAGCCCTATATTTAGGTTTAGAAAATACGACACAAGCCTATTTACGTAAAATTGAATTAGCAAATTTGTAAAAAATGGCAGAAATCTTACATAGTAAAATTGTCGGTTCTGGTGAAAAACATTTGTTGGTTTTTCATGGATTATTCGGGCAATTGGATAATTGGAGCACATTAGGAAAACATTTTGGTGAATATTTTACGACACATTTGATTGATTTACGTAATCATGGACGTAGTTTTCATAGCGAAGATTCTTCTTTAGCAGCTATGACGCAAGATATTGTGAATTATATGGATGCAAATTCTATCGAAAAAGCACATTTGTTGGGACATTCGCTTGGCGGAAGAATTGTGATTGATTTTGCGATGATTCATCAAAATAGATTAGATCATTTGATTGTTGCGGATATGGCACCAAAAGCGTATCAACCTCATCATAATGCGATTTTCAAAGCATTAAAATCTGTTAATTTTGATCAAGTCGAAACTCGAAAAGATGTAGAAGCTACTTTAGAACAATATATTCCTGAAATTGGTGTGCGACAATTTTTATTGAAGAACGTTTACCATGCCGAGAATGGAAAATATGCTTTTCGATTCAATTTAGATATTTTGGATAAATTTTATCAAGAGATGATTGGTTCTGAATTGTTAAAAGGAGAATTTGATGGTTCAACTTTATTTTTGGGTGGCGCAAATTCTAATTACATTATGCCAGAAGATGAAATGATTATCAAAGAGCGTTTTCCAAATGCGGAAATCAAGAAAATTGCAAATGCAGGACATTGGTTACATGCCGAAAATCCGAAAGATTTTACAGCAGAAGTTTTAGATTTCTTGTTGAATAAATAAAAACAAAAAAGCGAAATTCTAAATTTGAATTTCGCTTTTTTTATATCAGATTATCATTCCAAGTTTATCGAGAAATCTATTCTTTAAATCAATTTATTTTCTCTCAACAACGACCAATAAATCATAGTTGAATCTCGACTCAATTCAGTGAAATTTAGTTTTGTCAAAAGTTTCGTTGAACCAATATTTTCTATCAAACAACAAGCGGTTACTTCTTCCAAAGTTTCTTTTGTAAATGCCCAA of Empedobacter falsenii contains these proteins:
- the nusA gene encoding transcription termination factor NusA, whose amino-acid sequence is MDNLALIESFGDFKDDKNIDRITLMAILEETLKSVLKKKYGTDDNFDIIVNPDKGDLEIWHNRIVVEDGFSEDDATDIELSEARKIEPDFEVGEEVSEKIPIEALGRRAILTLRQTLVSKVMEHDNSNLYEKFKGLIGEVVSGEIHYVRHKQVIIMDDEQNEMILPKENQIPSDFFRKGDTLRAVVDDVKLRGAKPQIILSRTSPKFLEKLFEQEIPEILDGLITIKNVVRIPGDKAKVAVESYDDRIDPVGACVGMKGSRIHSIVRELRNENIDVINYTNNMSLFIQRALSPAKISNIEINEEENKALVYVNADEVSKAIGKGGYNVRLASKLVGMEIDIFREGAQDEDVELSEFSDEIDAWVIEAFSAIGLDTAKSILEQDVDDLIKRTDLEEETILDVIRVLKEEFED
- the rimP gene encoding ribosome assembly cofactor RimP — encoded protein: MDSSKVKQLIDEAIAENPSLFLIDWKITPDDKIVILADGDEGLSVEEIVRISRHVEHNLDREECDFALEVSSPGVGSNLTMPRQFAKNVGRTLEATLSDKVVEGEIVEADEEGVTIFWEAREPKPVGKGKITVEHEEKINYADIKKAIIKVTF
- a CDS encoding DUF456 domain-containing protein produces the protein MDNDSILNLISGILLVVGLVGTVLPVLPGAPLALVGLLVFKFSGDCSYNWGTIIIAGLFVLLGALLDYLLPAYMTKKLGGTKYGIWGSIVGLIIGLFFPPIGFIVGPFLGALLGELIFTAASPKVALKSAFGSFVGFILTTGYDIILTLIFIGIFVYQLMN
- a CDS encoding mechanosensitive ion channel family protein; protein product: MQDKSFYEEFSDGVKFFFNQYFKIDLSENLFNFLEIVTWIAILFVLDFVLRAIILPLLKKLKNFTENDWLKFLYKNKVFVSAIHLIPISFALSMNVILFKNEGNIFHVVQRITQLISLIVFTQLIFRVINTIIDVYNEENSYTTVGVRTFGQMLKFIITFFAIISGIMILFTVDKNTIITVLGALTAAVLLIFRDAIFGFVSGLQISYSKIVKVGDWITVSKGDIEGTVKEININLVKIEKFDKSIATVPTVDLVSSQVTNHMAMLATGTRQIKRSVSFNVNSFQFCNEEMLNRFENITLIHHYIQQKRHEISIYNQNIENSDLDINGKNLTNIGVFRIYVEHYLKSLKTVSQNDPIIVKQLPVSPLGMPLEIGCFTTSASNLEFERIQSDIFDHLLTACRKFDLEIMQSISLSDIKKL
- a CDS encoding pyridoxine 5'-phosphate synthase — encoded protein: MTKLSVNINKIATIRNARGGNTPNLVEAAIKIQEFGGQGITIHPRPDERHIRYQDVYDLKPVVTTEFNIEGKPIDSFMELVLNSKPEQVTLVPDAEDAITSNAGWDTIKHFDYLTDVIKTFKDAGIRTSIFLDPNPALIESAAKTGADRIELYTEEFATQYGLGNLEAINPYKETAKLAIENGLAVNAGHDLSLDNIEYFIREIPTIAEVSIGHALISEALYLGLENTTQAYLRKIELANL
- a CDS encoding alpha/beta fold hydrolase, with the protein product MAEILHSKIVGSGEKHLLVFHGLFGQLDNWSTLGKHFGEYFTTHLIDLRNHGRSFHSEDSSLAAMTQDIVNYMDANSIEKAHLLGHSLGGRIVIDFAMIHQNRLDHLIVADMAPKAYQPHHNAIFKALKSVNFDQVETRKDVEATLEQYIPEIGVRQFLLKNVYHAENGKYAFRFNLDILDKFYQEMIGSELLKGEFDGSTLFLGGANSNYIMPEDEMIIKERFPNAEIKKIANAGHWLHAENPKDFTAEVLDFLLNK